One genomic window of Nicotiana sylvestris chromosome 10, ASM39365v2, whole genome shotgun sequence includes the following:
- the LOC104249048 gene encoding protein NRT1/ PTR FAMILY 4.6-like, protein MEIDSQSYLSTNWDGYVDWRNRPALTNRHGGLLAASFVLVVEVLENLAYLANASNLVMYLSEYMHFSPTTSANSVTNFMGTAFLLALLGGFLSDAFCTTYFIYLISALIEFLGLVVLTIQARSASLKPPKCDLGVTNVPCEQVHGTQAAMLFIGLYLVALGVGGIKGSLPPHGAEQFDEATPQGRKQRSTFFNYFVFCLSFGGLIAVTFVVWIEDNMGWQWGFGIATLAILLSIPIFLSGSPFYRNKIPGGSPLTTISKVLIGALLNSCVSRNSSTAIASMASSPSPPIPTGHESGQNSKDVKSIETPSTSLSFLNRAVSDTPACGALKCSVQQVEEVKIVMKIFPIFACTIMLNCCLAQLNTFSVQQAATMNTKLGSLKVPPASLPIFPVVFIMILAPIYDHFIIPFARGITKTEMGISHLQRIGVGLFLSIVAMAVAALVEIKRKSVVTDSGLLDSSKPLPITFFWIAFQYLFLGSADLFVLAGLLEFCFSEAPVSMRSLATSLTWASLAIGYYLSSVIVSIVNSLTGISKHKAWLSGSNLNHYRLERFYWLMCILSALNFIHYLFWAAKYKYRSVRSSK, encoded by the exons GGGATGGCTATGTAGATTGGAGAAATAGACCTGCACTTACCAATAGGCATGGTGGCTTACTTGCTGCCTCTTTTGTCTtag TTGTGGAGGTGCTGGAGAACTTGGCATATTTAGCAAATGCAAGTAACTTGGTGATGTATTTGTCAGAATACATGCATTTCTCACCAACAACATCAGCAAATTCTGTGACCAATTTTATGGGCACTGCTTTTTTACTTGCACTACTTGGTGGATTCTTATCTGATGCCTTCTGCACAACTTATTTCATCTATCTCATCAGTGCACTCATCGAATTTCTG GGACTGGTGGTACTCACCATACAGGCTCGTTCTGCGTCGTTGAAGCCACCAAAATGCGACCTAGGAGTGACCAACGTGCCGTGTGAACAAGTTCATGGTACACAAGCTGCAATGTTGTTCATAGGACTCTACTTAGTGGCATTAGGTGTAGGAGGTATAAAGGGATCGTTGCCACCACACGGTGCAGAACAGTTTGATGAAGCAACCCCACAAGGAAGAAAGCAAAGATCAACTTTCTTCAATTACTTTGTGTTCTGCCTCTCCTTTGGAGGTCTCATTGCTGTCACATTTGTGGTCTGGATTGAAGACAATATGGGTTGGCAATGGGGATTTGGAATTGCAACTTTAGCTATACTTTTGTCAATCCCAATCTTCCTTTCTGGTTCACCATTCTATAGGAACAAAATACCAGGTGGAAGCCCTCTTACAACGATCAGCAAG GTTCTAATTGGAGCATTACTAAACTCTTGCGTCTCAAGAAACTCAAGTACTGCTATAGCAAGTATGGCTTCAAGCCCTTCTCCTCCGATTCCAACTGGCCACGAAAGTGGCCAAAACAGCAAAGATGTCAAATCAATTGAGACTCCATCGACAAGTCTTAGCTTCCTTAATCGGGCTGTTTCAGACACACCAGCTTGTGGTGCATTAAAATGCTCAGTACAACAAGTGGAAGAAGTCAAGATTGTGATGAAAATTTTCCCAATTTTTGCCTGCACTATCATGCTCAACTGCTGCCTAGCTCAACTGAATACATTCTCAGTCCAGCAAGCAGCCACAATGAACACAAAACTAGGCTCCTTAAAAGTCCCGCCAGCCTCGCTCCCCATTTTCCCTGTTGTTTTCATCATGATCCTAGCACCAATTTACGACCACTTCATCATCCCATTTGCTCGTGGAATAACCAAAACAGAAATGGGCATCTCTCACCTCCAACGCATTGGTGTCGGTTTGTTCCTCTCTATTGTAGCTATGGCAGTTGCAGCCCTTGTTGAAATCAAGCGCAAAAGTGTAGTTACTGACTCAGGCCTCCTCGACTCTTCCAAACCGTTGCCCATAACTTTCTTCTGGATCGCGTTTCAGTACTTGTTTCTGGGATCAGCCGATCTTTTCGTTCTAGCAGGACTACTCGAATTCTGCTTCTCAGAAGCACCAGTGAGTATGAGATCATTAGCAACATCTCTAACATGGGCTTCTTTAGCCATAGGATACTACCTCAGCTCAGTGATAGTATCGATAGTAAATAGTCTGACAGGTATTTCAAAGCACAAAGCATGGCTCTCTGGTAGCAACTTGAATCACTACCGTTTGGAGAGGTTCTACTGGCTAATGTGCATACTCAGTGCATTAAACTTCATACACTACCTATTCTGGGCTGCAAAATACAAATATAGATCAGTACGGTCTAGCAAGTAA